The Actinomyces lilanjuaniae genome segment GTCAGACGAGGGTCGGGTCCTCGATCTGGTTCGGGAAGTAGTCCTCGCAGGTGCCCTCGCGGTAGACGTCGGCGGTCGCGCAGTGCAGGCCGCCACCAAAGGCGTAGGCGTCACGGAAGGGAACCGGGATGACGTTCATGCCCAGTTTGTCCATCTGCTCCATCTGGTGGACCTCGCTGGCCTCGACGCACACGGTCTTGTGGTCGATGACCAGACAGTTCATGGACAGCCACACGGAGGAGTAGCACAGCGGCGGGGGCGTGTCGTGCGCCGGCTGGGCGGCGTCGACGATCTCCCAGTCGTTGGCCTCGAAGATCTTGCGCTGCTCCTCGGGCAGGCGGCGGTGCGGGTTGTTGATGATCAGGCCCGGCCGCAGCGGCACGAAGGTCGCGTCGATGTGGATCGGGTAGGGGTCACCAGGGAAGTTCACCGCGTGCACCCGCAGGTCGGGGTAGTAGCGCTTGAACCACTCCATGGCCTTGCGGTTGGTGGTCAGGCCGTGCTGGATGAACAGGTCCTTGCCCACACGCATGACGTCGGCGGCGTCCCACATGGGCTCCACCTCGGTGGTGACGAAGTCCTTGGCAGCGGTGCGCTCCAGGCGCTCCTCCAGCGAGATCTGCTCGTCGTAGTAGTTGTGCTTGTAGGACTTGTCGGTCAGACGCGGGCGAGGCGCCTGGGTCCACTTGAACTCCGGGTCGTTGTCGAAGTAGTCGTTCATGAGCGGCCAGTAGGCCAGGTACTCGAAGTAGCGACAGCGGAAGGAGTTCGCCGAGGACATGATCTCGTTGCCGATAGTCAGCAGGATGTCGCGCGGAGGCATCTGCGTCATACCGGACTCGGTGCGGAAGTCAGGCGTGGTGATCGCCTGGTTCCACTGCAGCGGCGTCGGCCGGTCAACCTTGACGCCCAGACCCTCAAGGATCTTGACGTA includes the following:
- a CDS encoding serine/threonine protein kinase, whose translation is MTKIVSSWNDFDPLKHVIVGRADFSVIPPEEPATSEKVPIDSEMRGMWGPRPTATVEAANEQLDNYVKILEGLGVKVDRPTPLQWNQAITTPDFRTESGMTQMPPRDILLTIGNEIMSSANSFRCRYFEYLAYWPLMNDYFDNDPEFKWTQAPRPRLTDKSYKHNYYDEQISLEERLERTAAKDFVTTEVEPMWDAADVMRVGKDLFIQHGLTTNRKAMEWFKRYYPDLRVHAVNFPGDPYPIHIDATFVPLRPGLIINNPHRRLPEEQRKIFEANDWEIVDAAQPAHDTPPPLCYSSVWLSMNCLVIDHKTVCVEASEVHQMEQMDKLGMNVIPVPFRDAYAFGGGLHCATADVYREGTCEDYFPNQIEDPTLV